CACCAAAGCTTCCGGGCATAAGTGCGTTTGTTCTTACTTCAGCGTAAATTTTTCTTGTTTTAAGATCAATGCTTGGATAAACAAGGGTGATTTTTGCTTGTTTTTCTTCGTTACTTCCGTCTATTTTATAGATATAAGTTTGCCCAACCTTGACCTTGTCTTTGTATTTTTCATCAAAGCTAAGTACAAGTTTTACTTCAGGATAGGAAAAAATTTCCATTAGGGGTTGATTAACCCCTGCAACGCCTTGTCCTATATCAGTGAATTTATTTGCGATGATACCATCATATGGGGCTTTGAGATTTTTTTTGTCAAGGATAAGCTCGGAACGCTCTACATTGATTTTTGCTTGTGCGAGCTTGAGTTCGCTTTGTTTAAACTGAGTTTGTATATCTTCAAAACTTTGTTTATCAATGACACTTTGCACTTGCTTAAATTTATCCATACGGCTTTTGCTGTTTTCATAGGCTATGAGTGCAAGTTCGTATTCGTTTTTGGCATTTTTAAGGGCAATGAGTTCGTTTTGATTATCTAAAGAAAGTAAGATATCGCCTTTTTTTACTTGTTGAGAAATTTCTACATTGATTTTACTTACCACACCCGGAACTTCAAGGGCTAGCTTGCTTTGGTTGATAGCAAAAACATCAAAACTTGCATAAATTTCTTCAGCCTTTAAACTCAAAAGAGCTAACATGAGCAAGATAATTTTCTTCATTTTTTAATCCTCTCCTTTATGTCTATACCTGCGGTAAAATAATACTCAGCCTTAGCGATTTCA
The Campylobacter sp. MIT 99-7217 genome window above contains:
- a CDS encoding efflux RND transporter periplasmic adaptor subunit — encoded protein: MKKIILLMLALLSLKAEEIYASFDVFAINQSKLALEVPGVVSKINVEISQQVKKGDILLSLDNQNELIALKNAKNEYELALIAYENSKSRMDKFKQVQSVIDKQSFEDIQTQFKQSELKLAQAKINVERSELILDKKNLKAPYDGIIANKFTDIGQGVAGVNQPLMEIFSYPEVKLVLSFDEKYKDKVKVGQTYIYKIDGSNEEKQAKITLVYPSIDLKTRKIYAEVRTNALMPGSFGEGKIITE